In Trichocoleus desertorum NBK24, the following are encoded in one genomic region:
- the rph gene encoding ribonuclease PH — MNSEALLTKTAFQRTDGRQPNQLRPISFERHFTRFAAGSVLTRCGDTQVLCTVTIQPKVPRFLEGKGQGWLTAEYRMLPGATPQRHEREFLKLSGRTQEIQRLIGRSLRAALDMEALGERTITIDADVLQADAGTRTTAITGGFVALQDAIAQLIQKGDLERSPIRHQIAAVSVGWLEDQPILDLNYVEDVAAKVDLNVVLNDQLGVIEVQGTAEEGAFSRTHLNQMMDLAEKGIQELFEAQRQAMEEG; from the coding sequence GTGAATTCAGAAGCACTTCTCACAAAAACGGCTTTCCAGCGAACCGATGGTCGCCAACCCAACCAACTGCGGCCCATCAGCTTTGAGCGTCACTTTACACGGTTTGCCGCTGGCTCCGTCTTGACCCGTTGTGGCGATACCCAAGTCCTTTGTACCGTCACGATTCAACCCAAAGTACCCAGATTTTTGGAAGGCAAAGGTCAAGGGTGGCTGACTGCAGAATACCGTATGCTGCCCGGTGCCACTCCTCAACGTCACGAACGAGAATTTCTTAAGCTGTCTGGGCGCACCCAAGAAATCCAGCGCTTAATTGGCCGTAGCTTACGAGCTGCTCTTGATATGGAAGCTCTAGGCGAACGCACAATCACAATTGATGCAGATGTCTTGCAAGCCGACGCTGGTACCCGCACCACTGCCATCACCGGAGGCTTCGTCGCCCTCCAAGACGCGATCGCCCAATTGATCCAAAAAGGAGACCTAGAGCGATCGCCCATCCGCCACCAAATCGCCGCAGTCTCAGTCGGTTGGCTAGAAGACCAACCCATCCTAGACCTTAACTACGTAGAAGACGTAGCCGCCAAAGTAGACCTCAACGTCGTCCTTAACGACCAGCTAGGCGTGATCGAAGTCCAAGGCACCGCCGAAGAAGGAGCCTTCAGCCGCACCCACCTCAATCAAATGATGGACCTAGCCGAAAAAGGCATTCAAGAGTTGTTTGAGGCTCAGCGACAAGCGATGGAAGAAGGGTGA
- a CDS encoding DUF1350 family protein, whose translation MEVEFKFQPVSFSWVALHPEPKGVVQFIGGAFFGTFPTVFYRYFLRKVFEQGYTIVALPFRFSFRHWAIAASLFAEQSRLRTELTALAQRSGYQHQIYQDDSCYFWVGHSLGCKYVALLEFLSGDRWQEIVQQCVSAQEAKRIERVIAEIVPSEKLSIKGQPSLLLAPDISNTESAIPIRAVARWLDKLKLGVLPTREQTQCCVASSSLFNLTALVSFEKDTVAGNLGDKDRSEEIQKNSDVLWFFQQLQNRQASLLCQELPGKHLEPVGVQVGPYVVDLNPSDKFIEPIAQRWLERVATEFLSKLRQREQNLS comes from the coding sequence ATGGAAGTTGAGTTTAAATTTCAACCTGTTTCTTTTAGTTGGGTAGCCTTACACCCAGAACCGAAAGGTGTGGTTCAGTTTATTGGAGGTGCTTTCTTTGGAACCTTCCCCACTGTTTTTTATCGCTACTTTTTAAGAAAAGTATTTGAGCAAGGCTACACGATTGTCGCTTTACCTTTTCGGTTTAGTTTTCGACACTGGGCGATCGCAGCTAGTTTATTTGCTGAACAAAGCAGATTACGCACAGAATTAACTGCTTTGGCACAGCGCTCTGGCTATCAACACCAAATTTATCAAGACGACTCTTGCTACTTCTGGGTGGGGCATAGCTTGGGTTGCAAGTACGTAGCGCTGCTAGAGTTTCTGAGCGGCGATCGCTGGCAGGAAATTGTGCAGCAGTGCGTCAGTGCTCAAGAAGCTAAACGAATTGAGCGCGTGATTGCCGAGATCGTGCCCTCAGAGAAACTGTCTATTAAGGGTCAGCCTTCCTTGCTGTTAGCTCCCGACATCAGCAACACCGAAAGCGCCATTCCAATTCGGGCTGTGGCTCGTTGGTTAGATAAGCTCAAGTTAGGGGTACTGCCTACTCGCGAACAAACTCAATGCTGTGTCGCGTCCAGCAGCTTGTTTAACTTGACGGCTCTGGTTTCTTTCGAAAAAGATACGGTCGCAGGAAATTTAGGAGATAAAGACAGAAGCGAAGAAATCCAAAAAAATAGTGATGTCCTGTGGTTCTTTCAGCAGCTCCAAAATCGGCAAGCGTCGCTACTATGCCAAGAATTACCTGGTAAACATTTGGAGCCAGTAGGGGTGCAGGTAGGCCCGTATGTAGTTGACCTCAATCCCTCAGATAAATTCATCGAACCGATCGCTCAACGTTGGTTAGAGAGAGTAGCAACTGAATTTCTTAGCAAGTTGCGACAACGAGAGCAAAACTTGTCCTAG
- a CDS encoding aromatic ring-hydroxylating dioxygenase subunit alpha, whose product MELTTTLKGQTVRNAVREVGINPDYWYAVGWANKLKPNEVMPVEIWQQAIAVYRDATGQLHALEDACPHKGVALHKGKVHGTNLACRYHGWEFDGQGDCVKIPYFPPEQKLPCAQARSYPIQEKYNIIWIFPGDPALAETCSPPDIPEFDHPDFFMVPVTGHFKSHFSICNENSMDVFHGFLHENLQGWFDPILTSLRETENSVCADYQVSYKGKLAKFLGLAEEAEQVTTKTVSVEYRYPHYQSSLEGVSSLYLMRLPIGSTQSASFAMFFLRVKLPKWFLRSLEPVLQPLLEQHVFMKFLNQDIEMMESEQRRYLDNPQRRYVEVNPAIIAVQRLIVRQYEKFVQKSSQSPDPESGNSDKLVSFSKAMASSPAELTTESPVG is encoded by the coding sequence ATGGAATTGACGACAACCTTAAAAGGGCAGACGGTTCGGAATGCAGTACGAGAAGTTGGCATCAACCCTGACTACTGGTATGCCGTAGGTTGGGCTAACAAGCTGAAGCCGAACGAAGTCATGCCCGTCGAAATTTGGCAGCAGGCGATCGCAGTTTACCGAGATGCGACAGGCCAGCTCCATGCCCTCGAAGATGCCTGTCCCCACAAAGGTGTAGCGCTACATAAAGGCAAAGTGCATGGCACTAACTTGGCTTGTCGCTATCACGGTTGGGAGTTTGATGGCCAAGGCGACTGCGTCAAAATTCCTTATTTTCCGCCTGAGCAAAAATTGCCCTGTGCCCAAGCTCGTAGCTACCCGATTCAAGAGAAGTACAACATTATTTGGATTTTTCCGGGCGATCCAGCGCTAGCTGAAACTTGTTCTCCACCCGATATTCCAGAATTTGACCATCCTGACTTTTTCATGGTGCCCGTGACAGGACACTTTAAGTCTCATTTCTCTATCTGCAACGAAAACTCAATGGATGTATTTCATGGGTTTTTGCACGAAAATTTGCAGGGTTGGTTCGATCCCATCCTGACCAGCTTGAGAGAAACTGAAAACAGCGTCTGTGCCGATTATCAAGTGTCTTATAAAGGAAAGCTGGCGAAATTTCTGGGTTTGGCTGAGGAAGCTGAGCAAGTGACGACTAAGACCGTTTCTGTGGAATATCGTTATCCGCATTATCAAAGCTCCCTAGAGGGCGTTTCTAGTCTCTATCTGATGCGATTGCCGATTGGCTCGACCCAGAGCGCTTCCTTTGCCATGTTTTTTTTGCGGGTGAAGTTGCCCAAGTGGTTTTTGCGATCGCTAGAGCCTGTGCTACAGCCCTTGCTAGAGCAGCACGTGTTCATGAAATTTCTCAATCAAGATATTGAGATGATGGAAAGTGAGCAGCGTCGTTACCTAGACAACCCGCAGCGCCGCTATGTGGAAGTAAATCCAGCCATCATCGCAGTGCAGCGATTAATTGTCCGGCAGTATGAGAAATTTGTGCAAAAATCTAGTCAATCACCAGATCCCGAAAGTGGGAACTCAGATAAGCTTGTTTCTTTCTCTAAGGCTATGGCTTCTAGCCCAGCCGAACTAACTACAGAAAGCCCAGTCGGATGA
- the bchB gene encoding ferredoxin:protochlorophyllide reductase (ATP-dependent) subunit B, with amino-acid sequence MKLAYWMYAGPAHIGTLRIASSFKNVHGIMHAPLGDDYFNVMRSMLERERDFTPVTASIVDRNVLARGSQEKVVDNITRKDAEEHPDLIVLTPTCTSSILQEDLQNFVDRAQEASVADVLLADVNHYRFNEMQAADRTLEQIVQYYIAKARKKGDLPEGKTAKPSVNIIGISTLAFHSHHDCTELKRLMADLGIEINEIIPEGASVLNLKNLPKAWFNLVPYRELGLMTARYLEQEFGTPYVDITPMGVVETARCIRKIQAVLNEQGANVDYESFINEQTLHVSQAAWFSRSIDCQNLTGKKAVVFGDNTHAAAMTKILAREMGIHVVLAGTYCKYDADWFREQVSEYCDEILISDDNGAIGDAIARLEPSAIFGTQMERHVGKRLDIPCGVIAAPIHIQNFPIGYKPFLGYEGTNQVVDLVYNSFTLGMEDHLLEIFGGHDTKEGITKGISADSDLGWSRDGLAELNKIPGFVRGKVKRNTEKFARERGIGEITAEVLYAAKEAVGA; translated from the coding sequence ATGAAATTGGCTTACTGGATGTATGCAGGCCCCGCCCACATTGGCACCCTCCGCATAGCCAGTTCTTTTAAAAATGTGCATGGCATCATGCATGCTCCCCTAGGAGACGACTACTTCAACGTCATGCGATCGATGCTAGAGCGAGAGCGAGACTTTACCCCAGTCACCGCCAGCATCGTAGACCGCAACGTCTTAGCCCGTGGCTCTCAAGAAAAAGTAGTAGACAACATCACCCGCAAGGACGCAGAAGAGCATCCTGACCTGATTGTGCTCACTCCCACCTGCACCTCCAGCATTCTGCAAGAAGACCTGCAAAACTTCGTCGATCGCGCCCAAGAAGCCTCAGTAGCGGATGTCCTGCTAGCTGACGTGAACCATTACCGCTTCAACGAAATGCAGGCTGCCGATCGCACCCTAGAGCAAATCGTGCAGTACTACATCGCGAAGGCCCGCAAAAAAGGCGACCTCCCGGAAGGCAAAACCGCCAAGCCCTCGGTCAACATCATTGGCATCTCCACCCTGGCGTTCCATAGCCACCACGACTGCACCGAGCTGAAGCGGTTGATGGCTGACTTGGGCATTGAGATCAACGAAATCATTCCAGAAGGAGCATCCGTCCTCAATCTCAAGAACCTGCCCAAAGCTTGGTTTAACTTGGTTCCCTATCGTGAACTCGGTTTGATGACAGCTCGCTATCTGGAGCAAGAGTTTGGCACGCCTTATGTCGATATCACGCCGATGGGAGTGGTAGAGACAGCTCGTTGCATCCGCAAGATTCAAGCAGTGCTCAACGAGCAAGGGGCAAACGTTGACTACGAAAGCTTTATCAACGAGCAAACCCTGCATGTCTCGCAAGCTGCCTGGTTCTCCCGCTCCATCGACTGCCAAAACCTCACTGGCAAAAAAGCGGTAGTCTTTGGCGACAATACCCACGCCGCCGCCATGACCAAGATTCTGGCTCGCGAAATGGGTATTCACGTAGTCTTAGCAGGCACCTATTGCAAGTACGATGCTGATTGGTTCCGTGAGCAGGTTAGCGAGTACTGTGACGAAATCTTGATTAGTGATGACAATGGTGCAATTGGAGATGCGATCGCCCGCCTAGAACCCTCAGCCATCTTCGGCACCCAAATGGAACGTCACGTCGGCAAACGCCTCGATATTCCCTGTGGTGTCATTGCCGCCCCCATCCACATCCAAAACTTCCCAATTGGCTACAAACCATTCCTCGGCTACGAAGGCACCAACCAAGTCGTCGATTTGGTCTACAACTCCTTCACCCTGGGCATGGAAGACCACTTGCTAGAAATCTTCGGCGGTCATGACACCAAGGAAGGGATCACCAAGGGCATCTCCGCTGATTCTGACCTCGGTTGGAGCCGCGATGGTCTAGCTGAACTAAACAAAATCCCCGGTTTTGTCCGTGGCAAGGTGAAGCGCAATACCGAAAAATTCGCCCGTGAACGTGGCATTGGCGAAATTACCGCTGAAGTTCTCTACGCAGCCAAGGAAGCAGTTGGCGCATAG
- a CDS encoding adenylate kinase yields MRLVILGGPGAGKGTQAQHLCRHFEIPLISTGEMLRQAIAAQTSLGQQVQSFVEKGELVPDEIMIQLMRQRLLQADTQEGWLLEGHPRTAFQAEELDFLLGDLNQHLNWAIWLDAPDDVLMSRSIARQRGDDKPDVIQHRIESFRDYTMPMLDYYEHRDRLLKINSNQSIEQVHQEISQHLQ; encoded by the coding sequence GTGAGATTGGTAATTCTAGGTGGGCCAGGAGCAGGGAAAGGGACTCAGGCTCAGCACCTATGCCGCCATTTTGAGATTCCCTTAATTTCTACCGGGGAGATGTTGCGTCAGGCGATCGCAGCTCAAACTTCTTTAGGTCAACAAGTCCAGTCTTTTGTCGAAAAAGGCGAACTGGTTCCCGACGAAATCATGATTCAACTGATGCGGCAGCGCCTCTTGCAAGCGGATACCCAGGAAGGGTGGTTGCTAGAAGGGCATCCACGCACCGCCTTTCAAGCCGAGGAATTGGATTTTCTCTTAGGAGATCTAAATCAGCACCTGAACTGGGCGATTTGGCTAGACGCTCCAGATGATGTATTGATGAGCCGCTCGATCGCTCGGCAACGCGGCGACGATAAGCCAGACGTAATTCAGCACCGGATTGAGTCATTCCGAGACTACACCATGCCAATGCTGGACTATTACGAACACCGCGATCGCTTGCTGAAAATTAACAGCAACCAATCTATTGAACAAGTGCATCAGGAAATTTCGCAGCACCTACAATGA
- a CDS encoding aminotransferase class I/II-fold pyridoxal phosphate-dependent enzyme, with the protein MQVIKEYVQRWYESELEPDEYICHAKQGNLVELEDAKTGDRRTALTFCTNDVLGLVQAESVRQAAIDSILQYGTSNSSCSVLSGRIDLHRQLEDEISAFKHLPHTQLFLNAWMAMQALMDAFCHLAIPVPGFQHTRETLILTDVLNHGCIVSAISNAGTRSGKLFGHSPRVRVRAYRHCDVNDLATKLRRYARPEDRIMVVSDAVFSMDGDIAPLPDILDVMQNYEGSVLMMDEAHASGAIGATGRGIYEHFNLTPQQAIEQGVVPLIMTTFSKFAASAGAAISSHVAELKPLLNVSPTSIGTISLPPPLTAAALESIKIVRREPERVRQLQENTAYLRSRLAEQDFLAIGETNVVPIILPSEINPKLFGRLLLENYGIWVSPIWFIAKPRLRVTVNALHTKEEMDRLVAGLVATRNVLYKPTISA; encoded by the coding sequence GTGCAAGTTATTAAAGAATATGTTCAGCGCTGGTATGAGAGCGAACTTGAACCGGATGAATACATCTGCCACGCCAAACAAGGAAATTTAGTTGAACTTGAAGATGCCAAAACAGGCGATCGCCGCACCGCTTTAACCTTCTGCACCAATGATGTCCTGGGGCTGGTTCAAGCAGAGTCCGTCAGACAGGCGGCGATCGATAGCATTCTGCAATACGGCACTTCCAACAGTTCTTGCTCCGTCTTGAGTGGTCGCATTGATTTGCATCGGCAGCTCGAAGATGAAATTTCGGCCTTCAAGCATTTGCCTCACACTCAACTATTCCTAAATGCTTGGATGGCAATGCAGGCGCTCATGGACGCTTTCTGTCATCTAGCCATTCCTGTGCCCGGTTTTCAGCATACCCGAGAAACATTAATTCTCACCGATGTCCTGAACCACGGTTGCATTGTGTCTGCAATCTCGAATGCAGGGACTCGCTCTGGCAAGCTGTTTGGTCATAGCCCGCGTGTGCGAGTGCGTGCCTACCGCCACTGCGATGTCAACGATTTGGCCACCAAACTGCGCCGTTATGCTAGACCCGAAGACCGCATCATGGTGGTCTCGGATGCAGTGTTCTCGATGGATGGCGATATTGCTCCCCTGCCCGACATTCTCGACGTGATGCAGAATTACGAAGGCAGCGTCCTAATGATGGATGAAGCCCATGCTAGCGGTGCGATCGGTGCCACTGGGCGAGGTATCTATGAGCACTTCAATCTCACCCCTCAGCAAGCGATTGAGCAGGGTGTGGTGCCGCTGATCATGACAACTTTTTCTAAGTTTGCGGCGTCGGCTGGAGCAGCAATTAGTAGTCACGTTGCTGAACTAAAGCCATTGTTGAATGTGTCACCCACTTCAATTGGCACCATTTCTCTGCCCCCACCGCTTACCGCTGCGGCTTTAGAGAGCATCAAAATAGTGCGACGGGAGCCAGAACGGGTGCGTCAGTTGCAGGAAAACACAGCTTACTTGCGATCGCGCTTGGCTGAGCAAGATTTTCTAGCGATCGGCGAAACCAACGTTGTTCCCATCATTCTGCCGTCCGAAATCAACCCGAAGCTATTTGGTCGGTTGTTGCTAGAAAACTACGGCATTTGGGTATCTCCGATTTGGTTCATTGCTAAGCCTCGTCTCCGGGTCACTGTCAACGCCCTCCATACCAAAGAGGAAATGGATCGATTGGTGGCGGGGTTAGTAGCAACTCGAAATGTGTTGTATAAACCCACAATCAGTGCTTAG